A genome region from Triticum aestivum cultivar Chinese Spring chromosome 2B, IWGSC CS RefSeq v2.1, whole genome shotgun sequence includes the following:
- the LOC123042191 gene encoding zinc finger CCCH domain-containing protein 13, with the protein MVHHQKQYSTMGMIDDKQNVKVKGGGENVNVKEKKKRNKEEGDKKKEEMKMAKYKEEQERTRGNDKDNEKEKEKDDRSKREENEKKMKAHKERKKDKENDEEEEKSKQQNDKKNCPQFFWSLITSSYMEQVTIPEDFHKYLEDCTGVVSLRGPSGNLWPVELAKISGELCFARGWKEFLCDHRIVYGYLLVFRYDGKSQFSVTVFLPTSCEAPYAFLAEPRHMGATAVAAEDENGHTGTNADGTAPQEEDSHIGTGADGTPQNEGEEEDASEEYEGFDNMSVDANRTGPQEEEEDALSENPENEEDSEWRSAPSQQQKEDQDKIDNGFVVGKRTRFRKVDDIMIEVVGSRKSKAKEGKRHEALSGDSECEGEALGDSLAKSGHRPPRKSKANEEKRPEAPSGDSLAELVRHSPRKSKAEGKRSTALASKGAASRDSLAESKRRPPKKPKEAKGKRPQAPCSHSESEGAASGDSLAELVRRPPKKSRAEGKGSAASSASKGMASSHSLAVHTGVFAPESVCKDLTKLHKSFGKKHSMKAQFPMFNKSNSENQPGRVIVKVQRRPELKSQRRPITQRDEEYAMERTQRFQSKRPFVIKEMKHTDVYVSYFMIIPDMFVEKFLPKESRKMTLWDPQAKPWKVWYEYTGGECPRAAFSAGWGALAMENYLEERDLCVFELLDDDYNIKLHVYRAVLDISPFALAPKYRQQGCA; encoded by the exons ATGGTACACCATCAAAAGCAATATAGCACTATGGGCATGATAGATGATAAGCAGAATGTGAAAGTAAAAGGGGGAGGTGAAAATGTGAAtgtgaaagagaaaaagaaacgaaACAAAGAAGAAGGTGATAAGAAAAAGGAGGAGATGAAGATGGCTAAGTATAAGGAGGAGCAAGAGAGAACGAGGGGTAATGACAAGGAtaatgagaaggagaaggagaaggatgaTCGGAGCAAAAGggaagaaaatgagaagaagatgaAGGCACATAAGGAAAGAAAGAAGGATAAGGAGAATGATGAAGAGGAGGAGAAGTCGAAGCAGCAGAATGACAAAAAAAATTGCCCGCAATTCTTTTGGTCGCTCATAACCAGTTCATATATGGAACAAGTG ACAATTCCGGAAGACTTCCACAAATACTTGGAAGACTGTACAGGAGTGGTTTCACTGAGAGGTCCAAGCGGAAATTTATGGCCCGTAGAGCTGGCTAAAATCTCCGGGGAGCTATGCTTTGCACGTGGATGGAAGGAGTTCCTCTGCGACCATCGCATCGTGTATGGCTACCTGCTGGTTTTCCGTTACGACGGGAAGTCACAGTTCTCAGTCACGGTATTCTTGCCAACATCGTGTGAGGCGCCGTACGCGTTTCTCGCCGAACCGCGGCACATGGGCGCCACCGCTGTGGCAGCAGAGGATGAGAATGGGCACACAGGCACCAATGCAGATGGTACTGCCCCGCAAGAAGAAGATTCTCACATTGGCACAGGTGCAGATGGTACCCCACAAaatgaaggagaagaagaagatgcttcAGAAGAATATGAAGGGTTCGACAACATGAGTGTCGATGCTAACCGCACTGgtccacaagaggaagaagaagacgcatTATCCGAGAATCCAGAGAATGAGGAAGACAGTGAATGGCGCAGCGCACCATCGCAGCAACAGAAGGAGGATCAAGACAAGATCGACAATGGTTTTGTGGTCGGGAAGAGGACTAGGTTCAGGAAGGTTGATGATATCATGATAGAAGTGGTCGGATCCAGGAAGTCCAAGGCTAAGGAGGGGAAAAGGCATGAAGCTCTATCTGGTGATTCGGAGTGTGAAGGAGAAGCATTAGGTGACAGTTTAGCAA AATCGGGGCATCGTCCACCCAGGAAGTCCAAGGCTAATGAGGAGAAAAGGCCTGAAGCTCCATCAGGTGATAGTTTGGCAG AATTGGTCCGTCATTCACCCAGGAAGTCCAAGGCTGAGGGGAAAAGGTCTACTGCTTTAGCTTCTAAAGGAGCAGCATCACGTGACAGTTTGGCAG AATCAAAGCGTCGTCCACCCAAGAAGCCCAAGGAGGCGAAGGGGAAAAGGCCTCAAGCTCCATGTAGCCATTCGGAGTCTGAGGGAGCAGCATCAGGTGACAGTTTGGCAG AATTGGTCCGTCGTCCACCCAAGAAGTCCAGGGCTGAGGGGAAAGGGTCTGCTGCTTCATCAGCTTCTAAAGGAATGGCATCAAGTCACAGTTTGGCAG TTCATACAGGTGTATTCGCGCCAGAATCCGTATGCAAGGACTTAACCAAATTACACAAATCTTTTGGTAAAAAACATAGTATGAAGGCTCAGTTCCCGATGTTCAATAAGAGCAATAGTGAAAACCAACCTGGTAGAG TTATCGTCAAGGTTCAGAGAAGGCCGGAATTAAAGTCGCAGAGACGTCCAATAACCCAAAGGGACGAGGAATACGCTATGGAAAGGACACAGAGGTTCCAATCcaagaggcccttcgtgatcaagGAAATGAAGCACACCGATGTCTATGTGTCGTACTTCATG ATCATTCCAGACATGTTCGTTGAAAAATTCCTCCCGAAAGAAAGCAGGAAGATGACGCTGTGGGACCCACAGGCGAAGCCATGGAAGGTGTGGTACGAGTACACCGGCGGGGAGTGTCCTCGTGCGGCGTTCAGCGCCGGGTGGGGCGCGCTCGCCATGGAGAACTATCTGGAAGAGAGGGACTTGTGTGTGTTCGAGCTCCTGGACGATGACTACAACATCAAGCTGCATGTCTATAGGGCCGTGCTGGATATCAGCCCCTTCGCCCTGGCCCCAAAATATCGTCAACAGGGTTGTGCATAG